A part of Palaemon carinicauda isolate YSFRI2023 chromosome 8, ASM3689809v2, whole genome shotgun sequence genomic DNA contains:
- the LOC137644986 gene encoding uncharacterized protein, whose protein sequence is MSYTGSGRGIEGFAPADVPSGHPRASASENLVDYVTDGTTRCSAHYKEKLTKICKVCGDIAKSYHFGGLSCDSCKAFFRRTVQSESWETFLCITGGNCVITPHKRSCQACRYELCRKIGMDPSLVMTMKDRKALMYRKLERKKQQLLENYQMMEFQYGNIEPTQRQNTGSTLNNVYHEASMELDNWDSNDTIEILSAEVKTDKDSCPEEDADDCLIIETLSPKNHEKIEGLQKILKIALKFPEFPKHYYEEGADVTEHLFFVFCKSMGKFFSLVPEFRDLDDKDRGILLKDAVTKSIFIFGAHQFQEDDECWPRKLLSPFCTFPTVSLATTEKFIDDEDTFLRMKTFMRKYCRFFDDEVVTLLCLMIGAFDTDVLSLTDLSKIERHKAIYIQLLEDYLHYQNASISVTLFSSELWNCFTEVKGLKESFQKSDSQDKKDKSEEKDEASFASSLSALSEDPKMPPKKAFYERNKAKENSHTAEIVQRNELKEMKLKTISLDETPPENKDQIIEEDDIMITKENLHKTYFNVTQDHNYQKPRAQFSRRESHCNSRFQVPEEEVQILPPVRMGGQRLCGKKSLLQSNIQSQQITGTIRPNIIDEVPDRRFQTVFSRQTSPANSASLVAPQSNPCSSRQNNISSSTHIMPVEYPSHLCSQSGLSTVHDRQLYIPVNSQNLMYSSTKERRPLDHDLQHESEVISMGNISSPPEILPPHPLNDMTFQIPMRGLGGTFKEAEHPHPYPEHPNRASGMYLNQHQGFPPDYCEPSGPCFNRIFPHSQPQMSRQSPMSEICNNLTQLSTQDDHQLVEAAQNVLPSHLVKHLINRLSNGQREQL, encoded by the exons ATGAGCTACACGGGGAGCGGGCGTGGCATTGAAGGATTTGCACCAGCGGATGTTCCCAGCGGACATCCAAGAGCTAGTGCTTCTGAGAATCTAGTTGACTATGTGACTGACGGAACGACGCGGTGCTCTGCACATTACAAGGAAAAACTAACAAAG ATATGCAAGGTTTGTGGTGACATAGCGAAAAGTTACCACTTTGGAGGATTGAGTTGTGATTCCTGCAAGGCCTTCTTCAGGAGAACAGTTCAGAGTGAATCATGGGAGACCTTTCTTTGCATCACAGGAGGAAACTGTGTGATCACTCCACACAAAAGAAGCTGTCAGGCGTGTAG gtatgagttgtGTAGGAAGATTGGAATGGATCCTTCCCTTGTGATGACTATGAAAGATAGAAAAGCTCTAATGTATCGCAAACTTGAAAGAAAGAAGCAGCAACTGCTAGAAAATTACCAAATGATGGAATTTCAGTATGGAAACATTGAGCCAACACAACGCCAAAATACCGGTTCTACGTTAAACAACGTTTATCATGAAGCCAGTATGGAGTTGGATAACTGGGACAGTAATGACACCATAGAAATTCTAAGTGCTGAAGTTAAAACAGATAAGGACAGCTGCCCAGAAGAGGATGCTGACGATTGCCTCATCATAGAGACACTTAGTCCAAAAAATCACGAAAAAATTGAGGGTCTCCAGAAAATTCTCAAGATAGCATTAAAGTTTCCAGAATTCCCAAAACACTATTATGAAGAAGGTGCTGATGTAACAGAACATCTTTTCTTTGTGTTTTGCAAAAGTATGGGAAAGTTTTTCAGCTTAGTCCCAGAATTTCGAGACCTCGATGATAAAGACCGAGGTATTTTGCTTAAAGATGCCGTGACCAAATCAATTTTCATTTTTGGTGCTCATCAGTTTCAGGAGGATGATGAATGTTGGCCACGAAAACTCCTTTCACCTTTCTGTACATTCCCAACGGTGTCGTTAGCCACTACAGAGAAGTTCATTGATGACGAAGATACTTTCTTAAGAATGAAAACATTCATGAGAAAGTACTGCAGGTTTTTTGATGACGAAGTGGTGACCTTGCTCTGCCTAATGATAGGAGCTTTTGATACTGATGTTTTGTCTCTTACAGATCTGTCAAAAATAGAAAGACACAAGGCAATCTACATCCAACTACTGGAAGACTACCTTCATTACCAGAATGCATCAATTTCCGTAACTTTATTTTCATCAGAGCTATGGAATTGCTTCACTGAGGTAAAAGGTTTAAAAGAAAGTTTCCAAAAAAGTGACTCTCAAGATAAGAAGGACAAATCAGAAGAGAAAGATGAAGCTTCCTTTGCTAGTTCGCTAAGTGCCTTGAGTGAAGATCCAAAGATGCCCCCAAAGAAAGCTTTTTATGAACGAAATAAGGCAAAAGAGAATTCACATACTGCAGAAATAGTCCAGAGAAATGAATTAAAGGAAATGAAACTAAAGACAATTTCTCTGGATGAAACACCGCCTGAGAATAAAGATCAAATTATTGAGGAGGACGATATAATGATAACTAAGGAAAATCTACATAAAACCTACTTCAATGTAACTCAAGATCATAATTATCAGAAACCAAGAGCCCAATTCTCTAGGAGGGAATCACATTGTAATAGCAGATTTCAAGTACCTGAGGAGGAAGTGCAAATACTACCTCCAGTGAGAATGGGGGGACAAAGATTATGTGGCAAAAAATCACTTCTGCAATCCAACATACAATCACAGCAAATTACAGGAACCATCAGACCAAATATCATTGATGAAGTACCAGACAGAAGATTCCAGACAGTTTTCTCAAGGCAAACATCACCAGCAAATTCAGCATCTTTAGTAGCACCACAAAGTAATCCATGTTCATCTAGACAAAACAACATATCTTCCTCTACACATATAATGCCAGTCGAGTACCCAAGTCACCTCTGTTCACAAAGTGGTTTGAGCACAGTACATGATAGACAACTTTACATACCAGTAAACTCTCAAAATTTGATGTATTCTTCAACCAAAGAAAGAAGGCCTCTTGACCACGACTTACAGCATGAGTCAGAAGTAATTTCAATGGGAAACATTTCGTCTCCACCAGAAATCCTCCCTCCTCATCCTTTGAATGATATGACTTTTCAGATACCAATGAGAGGGCTGGGAGGAACCTTCAAAGAAGCAGAACATCCTCATCCTTACCCAGAGCATCCAAATAGGGCATCTGGGATGTATTTGAACCAACACCAAGGTTTCCCACCTGATTACTGTGAACCTTCTGGTCCTTGCTTTAACAGAATTTTCCCACACTCTCAACCCCAAATGTCAAGGCAGTCCCCAATGAGTGAAATTTGTAACAATTTGACCCAGCTGTCGACTCAGGATGACCACCAGTTGGTTGAAGCAGCTCAAAATGTATTACCTTCCCACTTGGTAAAACACTTAATCAACAGGCTTAGTAATGGACAGAGGGAACAGCTATGA